AAAGACTACATCAGTCTCTTGGATACAGAACCCCAAGGGAGATATATTTTGAAATAGTGGGTTCAACTATAACAAGTGCAGGTTAAAATGATCCACCTTAATAAACCCATTTTTTTGTCTTGACAATGGGGAGCATTATAAACAATGCCATCTGGACAAATACCACCTCTGTGACTTTAATATTGAGTTGTGATGATGGCGGCGGCAGTGGTTGTGTTGATATGCAGCTTTCACGTGATGGTGTCTTTGATACAGAGCCCTGGGAGCCTTATGCCACAAGCAAAACATGGACATTCGCCACAGGTAATGGAAATAGATGGGTCTGTGTCAGATTCAGGGATGCGGCAGACAATATCTCAATTAGATATTCCGACAACACCAGGCTGGATATGTCTAAGCCAGTGGTCAGCAGTGTTTCGGATACCCCTGATCCGTTTAATCATCACCTTGGAGAAAAGACGACTATCAGCTTTACAGTCTCAGATAACCTGTCTATAACTTGTGATGTCACAGTTAAGATTTTAAATTCAGCAAACGTGCTTGTAAAAACAATTAACAAGACAGGGGTGTCCTGTCCTGTGGCAGGTGCGACAAGTTCAGTAACCTGGTATGGGAGAAACAACTCTGGTGTGTTTGTTCCTGCAGGTGTATACACATACAAAATACAGGCAAAGGATAAGGCATTGAATTATTCATTTATTAAAAGCGGGGCTGTTATTGTGCAGTGATGATAATATTAGAACCGATGCTGTTTTCACAAGATACCGGCATCTGTAGAAAAAGTGCGATTAAACATCATGTGCTCGGAAACATAGTATCAACTGCCCTGACATAACCATCGTTAAATTCAATCTGATAAAAATACAGTAGCAGAAATTATTTCATCTAAGCTATTCTGAGTATATGCCGGGAATTTTTTTGAGAGTTTTTTTAATGTGGACTTCGAGAGTCTTTTCATATTCATTTCATCTAAATCTATAGATGCTACACCCCTCGATGCGAAATAAACAAGATCAAGAAACGCCTTCTCAGGTTTTGCAATATATATCCCCCCCTCCATCTCGTAACCCCAGAAAAGTTCTTTTTTAATCTGCCTGAACTCTATGTCCCTTCCTTCTATAGTAATTCTCTTGGACTTTCTTGTAGTGGCAAATGTCAATGTGTAAGGTACAAGATTAAGAATCCCATGCCTTGAAAGCGCAGACTCGAATGAGAGATAATTCGGTATATAACGTGATGCTGCAACAATTTCCACTGCCGGTTTTGCAGTGAAGGGGCGGTAAATCCCCGGACCGACCCTTTCCAATATACCGCCATCAACCCATCTTTTCACAACTACATAAATGCTGTTTCTGGATAGTCCGGTTATTTTTTCTATATCGGAAATTGAGTAAAAAGGTCTTTTTAACCTCTCCAGAGTTTTGACAAATTCTATTGCCTTCATCTCCTAAGCCTCTCAATCACCGGCCAGAAATCCTTTGGGAGATATTTTCGTAAGTCCCTTACAAGTTCCTGTTTAGATATTGAGATAGCTTGCGGCTCGTATTCCATTTTAAGCTTCTGACATATATACCACATATCAAAAGTATCTTTGGGTTTCGCCCTGCTTTTAAGACAGGCTGTCTTGTCCTTAAATAATTGCTCAAGAGTGGCCACTCTTCCAAGGCATTGCACTGTGGATAATGGGGTAGAGATAACCGCAAGTTCTGATTTGTAACCCTTCTCAACTCTTTTTGATATTTCTATTTTTATCCTGAAAGCTGAGGGCAAATAATCGTGAATAACCTTTATTTCTCCAAGGTAGGTGTAATATTTTTCTTCTAAATCTGATATTGTAAGCTCTGAATAAGGAGAAACAAGTTTTTTAACGATGCTACTAAACTTCCCCTTCAATTTGTCCTCTGTAAGTGAAAAATCAAGGTCTTCGGAAAACCTCGGTGAGCCATAGACAAGCCTTAATGCAGTTCCCCCTTTAAATATAAGATACTTGCCTTCCGGTGAATCAAAGAGACTTTTAAGGATTAGAATCTCCCAAAACTCCCGTACGATCTGCGTTATGTCAATCTTTAACTTCTTTGCCTGATTTTCTGCTATATCACGTTCCATATTTATTATCACAATTGTTAAGTTTTATGGAACTATAAAATATTAAGGCATAAAAGTCAACTCACGAAATCCTTAACTGTTTCTTAATCTCATCAAAGTCCACTACCCTTATGTAGCCGGCCTTGAACTCTACTTCTCCATTTACAGAATAATCAAAGTGATCTTTTGTACGGGAGTCCCTCATCATAACAATTACATTGTGCACTCCAGGCTTTACTGTGAATTTCTCAAATGCAAACGAAGGGCCGTCGCTCTTTATACCTCCTGCAAAGTAGTCCCTGCTGAGTACCATTTTATTGTCAATGTAAAGCTCAAGGAATACCGGATTTCGCTCACGTGCACAATCCCCTATCTTGCCAAGCTGCATTTGTATCCTCTTGGAATTTTTAAATGATTCCCTGAACCGCTCAGCCTCTTTATTGATAATTGCCATATCATCACAATTAGCCACTTTAGAGGATGTATGTCTTACACTTACAACAAGACGGGATTCGCCTGAATTAGTAAAAACATACGGTAGTTCAGAAAAATATATTATTAAGAATGCCGGAACAACCAAAGAGACGGTTGATAGTGCATAACAAACCCTCCTTCTGACTTCTACCCTCTTGTTTCTAACCTCTTGCTTCTTGCTTCTAATTTCTTGCGTCTCCCCTCCAAGCTCTTTCTCGAAGTTCCTAAGCCCTTCCATCAATTCCTTCTTCTGTGCCTGTGCCATCCAGAACACCTTTATCTTTGACTTATCAACTGACCTGTTCAGCCTAGGTGACCTTTCATAAGCAAAACGTTCGTCTATCCATTTGTTACCAAACCTGTACTGACAGTCATTCATCCGGCATCCAAGCACAAACACACCGCCAGCCCCTGAACCAAATGCGTATTCAATCCACGACCTGTGGATCATTCCGACACATGGGAGCTTGATGTACCGGATATTTTCCGAAAATTCTCCTGGCTCACCCCCACCCTGACCCTCCCCCGTCAAGGGAGAGGGAATAAGAGGATCCACGCTGTATGAACACCCCAGTCCAAGGATTGCTGGTCGTTTACTGTTTCTTATCTCATCGAGCGCCCTTTTTATCTCTTCCAGAACGTATGATGCTGTCTTATCCGGCAGTACTACACCGTCAAAACTGCATGACCCCACACATATCCCGCATCCTGCACATCTTTCAGGCATTACTATTGCCTCAAGTTCAAAAGGTTTCCCATCTGTCCGTGGCCTGATATGAATCGCATCATAAGGACAGTCATTAAAACAAAGAGAACATCCGGTGCATTTCTCCTGCATAATCACTGCAGGAGTTGCCCTTTTAGTCCTTTTAAGCCAAGGGATTGCCGTAAGAAAAGCAAGGGATGAAACTATACTGACCCATGTCAGCCATACCGGTATTGAATTAATAACCGGAAATATGAAAAGGTAGAACCAGTCAATACCTGTTATTGCAATAATCTTTCTTGAGTTTGCAGGCAAAAGATTGACAACAGGTTTTACGATTGAGAGTAAGAGGATAAATCCCCCAATCATGTATGCCATATTCCTCGGAGGGGTCAGTACAGGTTTCGACAGCCTCATAACATGTACCCATAAGAGGAAAAATAAAAACACAGGTATGAAGAGGTGAACAAGCAGGGCTATGAAGAAAAACATTCCGGTAACGAGCTGGTCTTTTGCAAATGAAAGGGAGAGGGTTCCTTTGAATATCGGTAGGTGGTCAAGGAACTCGGTGGTAAACTGGGCTATCATCTGTGCCCTCTCATCCCAGACAAGCCAGTAACCAACAACCCCTGTAAACCATATAGCGCCGAGAACCGCAATTCCTGATAACCATGCAATCGTTCTCCAGTGACGGTACCTGTCTGTAAAAAAGATATGAAGAAGGTGGAATATGCCTGTTACAACAAGACCGGCTGAGGCGTACCGGTGTATGCTCCTGATTACGGCACCGATGTGCCATTGCCCTTCTGTAATATATTTCACAGAATCATAAGGGGTCGCAATCTTGTAGAAAATAAACATATATACACCGCTTATAAAAATCATCGTAAGGAATGTGATGGCGATGGCCCCAAGGTAATAGAAAGGATTGTACTTAGGGGTAAATATTAAGTCAGCATAATAGATAATCCTGCGGGCCGCCTTTTCAGCATATTTTAGGAATGCGGAATACATAAATTGTCTTCCTCCTCTGTTAGGAATTTAAAAACTGTATAGGGATTAACAAAGTCTATGCTTATAAATCAGGAAGATAAATGATATTTGTCATATTATGGAGAAATCAATAATATGAAAACCGGAGTACAGCATGCCTAACAAAGAGGATAACATTAAAGAAACATTTACCGGTGAAAGCCGGATGAAACGCCCATGGGCGAATTGTTTACAAAGGGGCATGAAAAGCAACGGGACAAGAATGTCCCGCCTATCCTCAATTTATTCTTGTATAGTCGGGGTTTTCTAACTTCAAACAGTGTGCGGTATTGTTCCTTCAGACATGCCTCAATTTATTCTTGGATAGGCGGGGTTTTCTAACCCCGCCGGAGGAATTTTCAAGTAAAGAGGAGAACATTATTCCGGTAGAAGACTTTTAAACTTTGAACTGTCCCCCCATTTCAAGGAGTTTTGCTGCAAGCACTGCTACCTCGGAAGACGCCGCTGCTATCTGTCCTGAACCTGTTGATGTCTCTTTGGAGACATTCGCAACCGCTAAGATGTCGCTGCTGATCTGCTCGGATGTTGCAGACATCTCCTCAGTTGCTGATGCAATCTGTTGTACCATCATCTGGAGTTCATTTACACTGGAGACGATCTTATGCAATGCGTCTCCTGTGAGGGTAGAGAATTCAACGCCTGATCCTACCATCTTCGAGACCTCGTCCATAGAAGTGACACTCTTACCGACCTCATCCTGTATCGCCCCTATCATAGAACCGATCTCCGATGTAGACTTTGCCGTCCTTTCTGCTAATTTTTTCACCTCATCAGCAACAACTGCAAACCCCTTTCCCTGTTCCCCTGCACGGGCTGCCTCAATTGCAGCGTTAAGGGCAAGAAGATTTGTCTGATCTGCAATCTCACTGATAACCCTGATAATGTCTCCAATCTGTTTTGACCGCTCTCCGAGCGAAACCATTATTTGGGATGACTCATTTACAGTCTCAGCAATATTCTTAACTTCAGAAACTGATTTATCAATAATCTGTTCTCCCTCTTTTGCCAGCCTGGTTGTCTCACTTGCTGAAGCGGCAATACTGGATGCATTCTTGGCAATTTCTACGACTGTCTGAGACATTTCCTGTGCTGCCGAGGCTATCTGTGTAGACCTGTCTGACTGTGAAATCACACCCTTTGACATCTGCTCGGAATTGGCACTTAGTTGCTGGCTTGCAGATGCCATGTTATCCGATGTAGATTTCATATCGGCAATAAGCTT
The Nitrospirota bacterium DNA segment above includes these coding regions:
- a CDS encoding nucleotidyl transferase AbiEii/AbiGii toxin family protein, which codes for MERDIAENQAKKLKIDITQIVREFWEILILKSLFDSPEGKYLIFKGGTALRLVYGSPRFSEDLDFSLTEDKLKGKFSSIVKKLVSPYSELTISDLEEKYYTYLGEIKVIHDYLPSAFRIKIEISKRVEKGYKSELAVISTPLSTVQCLGRVATLEQLFKDKTACLKSRAKPKDTFDMWYICQKLKMEYEPQAISISKQELVRDLRKYLPKDFWPVIERLRR
- a CDS encoding hydrogenase iron-sulfur subunit gives rise to the protein MYSAFLKYAEKAARRIIYYADLIFTPKYNPFYYLGAIAITFLTMIFISGVYMFIFYKIATPYDSVKYITEGQWHIGAVIRSIHRYASAGLVVTGIFHLLHIFFTDRYRHWRTIAWLSGIAVLGAIWFTGVVGYWLVWDERAQMIAQFTTEFLDHLPIFKGTLSLSFAKDQLVTGMFFFIALLVHLFIPVFLFFLLWVHVMRLSKPVLTPPRNMAYMIGGFILLLSIVKPVVNLLPANSRKIIAITGIDWFYLFIFPVINSIPVWLTWVSIVSSLAFLTAIPWLKRTKRATPAVIMQEKCTGCSLCFNDCPYDAIHIRPRTDGKPFELEAIVMPERCAGCGICVGSCSFDGVVLPDKTASYVLEEIKRALDEIRNSKRPAILGLGCSYSVDPLIPSPLTGEGQGGGEPGEFSENIRYIKLPCVGMIHRSWIEYAFGSGAGGVFVLGCRMNDCQYRFGNKWIDERFAYERSPRLNRSVDKSKIKVFWMAQAQKKELMEGLRNFEKELGGETQEIRSKKQEVRNKRVEVRRRVCYALSTVSLVVPAFLIIYFSELPYVFTNSGESRLVVSVRHTSSKVANCDDMAIINKEAERFRESFKNSKRIQMQLGKIGDCARERNPVFLELYIDNKMVLSRDYFAGGIKSDGPSFAFEKFTVKPGVHNVIVMMRDSRTKDHFDYSVNGEVEFKAGYIRVVDFDEIKKQLRIS